In a single window of the Elaeis guineensis isolate ETL-2024a chromosome 6, EG11, whole genome shotgun sequence genome:
- the LOC105046509 gene encoding protein TIME FOR COFFEE-like isoform X3: protein MERNREARRGTVPAVNGGLSRRRQRSNSLRDSPEDDGGMEMAETTRLRDRGSKKDRDRDRSSRSKRRRGERMLHGSNRDEGDDSSEESVEEEEEDEEDDVSAAVRLPPPPPPPPNPVSSSSSLPQSNHQLQQQLNRKSFPTKLTRTPPAWKADEMIGFSVPRKARSASTKRSHDCWVSGGSGSGEQIPRQASTSPSRLSPASTTQISPSSSNASARKKMKPMSGSKHRPAKVSKSPSSIQEDIEIEVAEVLFGMTRQFQCPPKQESQKLDSKDMNGGSGNDAKSRVSSPSAISSPPPAPQTSVLPPSNYSSNPTSLSAIAPKRKKPRPIKFENESPTSPVGLVALPSTSVSPSAKLESEQPMKTEVSSPRSEKNTASPATEDGGGSVDASVAQVAVAAASDVQQYSARMENNSVLHPKLLQGELDGQNRIESQKEAASPAKETSCVNRSEETAKKADPVGDVAREETLNIDLMVPPPEREQLGDFDTDHKSQVSEIDMASQVKNIEKKEEEKAVERTTQADETLVEDQKVENSTKEGSSSRKQMGKERTIDLQIDLEKPDKDSLDDGRLPFQKQQPKVPKSEPKPDKPATSTSLPTPMSVAGWPGSFPPFGYMGQGPPLQAIIPMDGRPGSSSILQPPSFLSPQPRPKRCGTHCYIAQNIYYHQRLARMNPFWPAGGGTAPSVQGAKPCNLNAVPPSDGFAGGFPGRNMGSLQESKGSATVSPLTGPPSKERMPSTNNTTMDAAQRKQLAHQQPPQPGSAANALPVPAFIFPLNQQQAAAAAMAAAATLSSAAKSTPGLSNGAPSSGASASVAMSSGQAAPVNLSFAGLPPSEAQYLAILQNSAYPFPIPAHVAGAPPFRGAGPGQPMPFFYPSQMLHPPQLQQQLPGPQPPPHARQGHQKPSSSSGSSSSQKHLQQSQRALGGGAGSGGNSLASFPATNQRQLLLPHHHQPRQLESDKGLEDSPSTADSRASQAQKNMYGNNFAVPLYSHNFTLMSNATAAAPSGSGGGQSDKQPLHHQQQQPLRNQAVKMELTSSQAFAMPFAFSGAGAAAPGLDFSSMAQNHALFQGFPEAARHGYHHFTTAAAPPQAVQQKKAMEDGKAATGDLMNATVLAEAERKMMAGSKAPANGSQRSLNFSKPDPEPPISSIIGNSVIDISPRTLNLIPAASNAGQTMNRSGGSTPLATSAVTTTVNLLNSQPQQLQQQQEQQLIQLQNLHLQHQQHLKSTHSKSSTSSNSASVYSERLPGGSTAAKYPQTLSTFPQSLVQGGSPTQSPQWKASTARAATPSPAPSSAQSLAKNHHLPQQPGRASQQPLPTPGHQTQISFSMNSMKTVSTGGQHHSGASSNPSPSGSAAVAVGSPSNSASKSAGGSPRASASAKPGQLATAVPLPQQSSVKSSVSGSSCKSSLTQNVPSILGHPHITAAPSSGSKHQQPLQQPPQLPRPYPFPNAQLMFPNACPLLQAQPPQSNAAAAMAAADYHQRRPSEHLPHQQQHQPSPTPGSTGMLALPPSALMLAGASVTNDPTKAVAAAAAAANSMKGLASPSLMHAAHLAGAPHHLIPGSFPYMMPPVSMKPAADHKPAAA from the exons ATGGAGAGGAATCGGGAAGCGAGGAGAGGAACCGTGCCGGCTGTGAACGGTGGATTGTCGAGGAGGAGGCAGAGGAGCAACAGCTTGAGAGACTCTCCGG AGGATGATGGAGGGATGGAGATGGCGGAGACCACGAGGCTTCGGGATCGAGGTAGCAAGAAGGATCGAGATCGGGATAGATCAAGCCGGAGCAAGCGGAGGCGAGGCGAGCGGATGCTGCACGGGAGCAACAGAGACGAAGGAGACGACAGCTCCGAGGAAAGTgtcgaggaggaggaagaggacgaGGAGGACGACGTGTCCGCGGCCGTCCGgttgccgccgccgccgccgccgcctccaAATCCGGTGTCCTCGTCCTCTTCGCTGCCTCAGAGCAACCACCAGCTGCAGCAGCAGCTGAACCGTAAGAGCTTCCCGACCAAGCTCACGAGGACTCCGCCGGCCTGGAAGGCGGACGAGATGATCGGATTCTCGGTACCAAGGAAAGCCCGTTCAG CATCTACGAAAAGGTCACATGACTGTTGGGTTTCAGGTGGCTCTGGAAGTGGAGAGCAGATTCCCCGGCAAGCTTCGACCTCTCCCTCGAGGCTCAGCCCTGCTTCCACCACCCAGATCTCACCTTCCTCCTCCAACGCCTCCGCTCGGAAGAAGATG AAACCAATGAGTGGATCCAAGCACCGCCCGGCCAAGGTCTCCAAGTCACCATCTTCGATCCAGGAGGACATCGAGATCGAGGTCGCCGAGGTTTTGTTTGGGATGACCAGGCAATTTCAATGCCCACCGAAGCAGGAGAGCCAGAAGCTTGATTCCAAGGACATGAATGGCGGTTCAGGCAATGATGCTAAGTCTAGAGTCTCCTCACCAAGCGCGATCTCCTCTCCTCCTCCAGCACCCCAGACATCTGTTCTCCCCCCCTCCAATTACAGTTCTAATCCCACTTCCTTGTCCGCTATTG CTCCGAAAAGGAAAAAGCCAAGGCCTATTAAATTTGAGAACGAAAGCCCCACCAGTCCGGTTGGCTTAGTGGCTCTTCCGAGCACGTCTGTGTCTCCTTCAGCTAAGTTGGAGTCTGAGCAACCAATGAAGACAGAGGTTTCATCGCCAAGATCAGAGAAGAACACTGCTTCTCCTGCAACTGAAGATGGTGGCGGTTCAGTTGATGCCTCTGTTGCTCAGGTGGCGGTGGCCGCCGCCTCGGATGTACAGCAATATTCAGCAAGGATGGAGAACAATTCAGTCCTGCATCCCAAGCTTTTGCAGGGAGAACTGGATGGCCAAAATCGGATTGAGAGCCAAAAGGAAGCTGCTTCGCCTGCAAAGGAAACTTCCTGTGTCAATCGTAGTGAAGAAACTGCAAAAAAGGC AGATCCAGTGGGTGATGTCGCCCGTGAAGAGACGTTGAACATTGATCTTATG GTTCCTCCTCCAGAGAGGGAACAATTGGGCGATTTCGATACAGATCACAAGTCGCAGGTTTCAGAGATTGACATG GCGTCACAAGTGAAGAACAttgagaagaaggaagaagaaaaggcaGTGGAGAGAACAACACAAGCAGATGAAACTCTTGTTGAGGACCAGAAGGTTGAGAATTCTACTAAGGAGGGATCCAGTTCAAGGAAGCAAATGGGTAAAGAGAGGACCATTGACCTGCAAATTGATTTGGAGAAACCAGATAAAGACAGCCTCGATGACGGCAGGCTGCCATTCCAGAAGCAGCAACCAAAAGTACCTAAATCGGAGCCTAAACCAGACAAGCCTG CAACATCTACTTCCCTGCCTACGCCGATGTCTGTTGCTGGCTGGCCTGGAAGTTTTCCTCCATTTGG ATATATGGGTCAAGGACCACCTCTGCAAGCAATTATTCCCATGGATGGAAGACCTGGGTCTTCAAGTATCTTACAG CCTCCTAGCTTCCTTTCTCCGCAGCCCCGCCCAAAGCGCTGTGGGACACACTGCTACATTGCACAGAACATATACTACCACCAGCGACTTGCAAGAATGAATCCTTTCTGGCCTGCAGGAGGCGGCACCGCGCCATCAGTACAGGGGGCCAAGCCATGCAATCTCAATGCCGTGCCACCTTCAGATGGATTCGCAGGCGGCTTCCCAGGGAGGAACATGGGCTCCTTACAGGAGAGCAAGGGGTCCGCAACAGTGTCTCCACTCACTGGACCTCCCTCTAAGGAGAGGATGCCGTCGACCAATAATACTACTATGGATGCTGCGCAGAGGAAGCAGCTAGCCCACCAACAGCCACCCCAGCCTGGGTCAGCAGCCAATGCTCTT CCTGTGCCGGCATTCATATTTCCTCTCAACCAGCAGCAGGCTGCTGCAGCTGCCATGGCCGCTGCTGCCACCCTATCCAGTGCGGCAAAATCTACTCCAGGGCTCAGCAATGGGGCACCATCTTCCGGCGCCTCTGCTTCCGTGGCGATGAGCTCGGGACAGGCAGCTCCCGTGAACTTAAGCTTTGCCGGTTTGCCCCCAAGTGAAGCTCAGTACCTGGCTATACTACAGAACAGTGCGTACCCTTTTCCTATTCCTGCTCATGTTGCTGGAGCTCCACCTTTCAGAGGAGCAGGTCCTGGCCAACCAATGCCCTTCTTCTACCCTTCCCAGATGCTCCACCCACCGCAACTCCAACAGCAGCTGCCGGGGCCACAACCACCTCCCCATGCCCGACAAGGCCACCAGAAGCCAAGCTCATCGAGTGGATCATCGTCCTCCCAGAAGCACCTGCAGCAATCACAGCGGGCTTTGGGAGGTGGAGCCGGTAGTGGTGGGAATTCACTTGCCTCCTTTCCGGCTACAAATCAGAGGCAGCTCCTGCTCCCCCACCACCACCAGCCTCGGCAGCTCGAGTCTGACAAGGGCTTGGAAGACAGCCCCTCCACTGCTGATAGTAGGGCTTCTCAAGCACAGAAGAACATGTATGGCAACAACTTTGCGGTTCCGCTGTATTCCCACAATTTTACCTTGATGTCTAATGCCACTGCCGCCGCACCATCGGGCAGTGGTGGGGGTCAGAGTGACAAGCAACCTTTGCATCATCAACAGCAGCAACCGCTACGGAACCAGGCGGTGAAAATGGAACTCACATCGTCCCAAGCTTTTGCAATGCCCTTTGCATTTAGTGGTGCTGGAGCAGCTGCACCTGGCCTCGACTTCTCTTCCATGGCTCAAAATCATGCCCTTTTCCAGGGCTTCCCTGAGGCAGCGAGACATGGATACCACCACTTCACCACAGCTGCTGCTCCTCCCCAAGCAGTGCAGCAGAAGAAGGCGATGGAAGATGGGAAGGCTGCTACCGGCGACTTGATGAATGCAACTGTTCTGGCTGAGGCGGAGAGGAAGATGATGGCAGGCAGCAAAGCTCCGGCTAATGGTTCGCAGCGTTCTCTGAACTTCTCGAAACCAGACCCTGAGCCTCCCATCTCTTCCATCATCGGCAACAGTGTCATCGACATCTCACCTCGAACATTGAATCTCATTCCAGCTGCTTCAAATGCTGGTCAAACTATGAACCGATCCGGTGGTTCCACTCCCTTGGCCACATCGGCTGTCACGACCACCGTCAACCTTTTGAATTCCCAACCGCAGCAGCTGCAGCAACAACAAGAGCAGCAGCTAATTCAGCTTCAGAATCTGCACCTTCAGCACCAGCAACATCTTAAATCAACCCACTCAAAGTCCTCTACATCAAGCAATAGTGCAAGTGTTTACTCCGAGCGTCTGCCTGGAGGCTCCACCGCAGCCAAGTACCCCCAAACTCTTTCCACTTTCCCTCAGTCTCTTGTCCAAGGTGGCAGCCCCACCCAGTCGCCCCAATGGAAGGCCTCCACTGCAAGAGCTGCCACACCTTCCCCTGCCCCATCCTCTGCTCAGTCACTAGCGAAGAACCATCATCTCCCGCAGCAGCCAGGCAGAGCCTCCCAGCAGCCTCTCCCCACCCCAGGCCACCAAACTCAGATATCTTTTAGTATGAATTCGATGAAAACGGTTTCCACTGGAGGACAGCATCACTCTGGGGCATCTAGCAATCCATCTCCATCTGGTTCCGCAGCCGTTGCTGTGGGCTCCCCCTCGAATTCAGCTTCTAAGAGTGCTGGTGGCAGCCCACGGGCTTCAGCAAGTGCAAAACCTGGTCAGCTGGCAACCGCGGTTCCTCTTCCCCAGCAATCATCTGTCAAGAGTTCTGTGTCCGGTTCAAGCTGCAAGTCATCACTCACTCAGAATGTTCCATCCATTCTGGGACATCCCCACATCACTGCTGCCCCCAGCTCTGGTTCTAAACACCAACAGCCACTGCAACAGCCTCCGCAGCTTCCTAGACCATATCCATTCCCTAATGCTCAGCTAATGTTCCCAAATGCCTGCCCATTACTTCAAGCCCAGCCTCCTCAATCTAATGCCGCTGCAGCTATGGCCGCTGCTGACTATCATCAAAGACGCCCATCTGAACACCTGCCACACCAGCAGCAACACCAGCCAAGTCCGACACCAGGCTCCACCGGGATGCTTGCCCTTCCCCCTTCTGCTCTAATGCTAGCTGGTGCATCCGTGACAAATGACCCTACAAAGGCTGTGGCAGCTGCGGCTGCCGCTGCTAACAGCATGAAGGGACTGGCCTCTCCAAGCCTTATGCATGCTGCGCATCTCGCTGGCGCTCCCCACCATCTTATCCCTGGCTCATTCCCTTATATGATGCCGCCTGTCTCCATGAAGCCTGCTGCTGATCATAAGCCTGCAGCTG CCTGA